ATTTAACCGCAGAAACAGCATCTTCCACGGTGACCAGGCCCCTGAGGACCTTTCCCCTGCCCACAGCAAAGATTGATGAGATGCCGTGCTCTTCCATCAATCTCAGGGCAACGCGAGGTCCTGACTGGACCCAAACGACCGGTTCCGGAGGTTTCATGACGCCTTCGGCGGTGAGCACCTTTGTCATGTCGACCCCGGATACGAAACTGGCAACGTACTCGTCTGCCGGAGCGGTCAGGATCTCCTCGGGAGTGCCGACCTGCACGATTCGGCCATCCTTCATCAGAGCAATCCTGGTCCCGATCTTCAGCGCTTCGTCCAGGTCATGGGTAACAAACACAATCGTCTTTGTGAGTTCGTTCTGGAGGTCGAGGAGTTCGTCCTGCATCCCGTTTCTGATGATGGGATCCAGGGCTGAAAAGGCTTCGTCCATGAGAAGAATGTCGGGATCGCTGGCAAGCGCCCGGGCAAGTCCGACCCGCTGCTTCATGCCGCCGGAGAGTTCGTCGGGCATGCTCTCCTCATATCCCTCGAGTCCGACCATTTTGAGGGTGTTTTTCGCCTTTTCAAGCCGTTCAGTTTCGGGAACTCCCTGCACTTCGAGCCCGAAGGCGACGTTCTCGACCACGCTCCGGTGGGGGAGAAGAGCAAAGTTCTGGAAGACCATACCGAGTTTCTTCCGCCTCACCTCCCTCAACTGGTCCTCATCGAGGGAAGCAATATCGGTGCCGTCCAGGATGATCTCGCCGTCCGTCGGTTCGATCAGGCGGTTCAGGCACCGCAGCAGGGTGGATTTTCCGGATCCCGAGAGACCCATGATCACAAAGGTCTCCCCATCCATGATCTCCAGTTCGATATCCTGGAGGCCGACGGTCTGGCCGGTCACCTCAAGGATTTCTCCCTTGGATTTGCCTTCTTTGAGGAGACGGAGCCCCTCCTTCGGCCGTTTACCAAAAATTTTATAAAGTGAATGTATGACAAGTTTCGGTTGTGATATATCCTGATCCATGAAAGCCTCCTCTCCGGGCTTATTGTGAGATCCCCAGGAAATGAAGTCATTTCCAGTTATTCGCTATTCTGCCGAAACCCCGCCGGAATCAGTGTAAGGTTTTTGATTGACCTCAGAAACAAGATATTTCTTGTATTCAGGCGGTAAGCAGGGACCACGCAAACTGTTCACCAGTAGTGTGCGGTCATCCCATAAATATATTATACACTTCATAGATGCGCTCATCGATCCCCCCACGAAAACATCCGCTACGAAAGTATAAAGCTTATCATACCACGGATTGAATACTACAGCGGTGGTTAATTGCAGGTTTCCATGAAGATCGAGGTGAAGGATGCACCCGGCGAACTGGTGGCGGCACTGAAGCCGATTTCCGAGGTTGGCGGGAACATCATTGCGGTGATCCATGAGTGGGACCCGACGCTCCGTTCCAAGACCCGAATCGTCCAGGTCGTGCTGGACGTCCCGGGCGAGCGGGTGGACGGTCTGGCAGACTCTCTGAAGTCCAGAGGGGTGTCGATCCTCAGGATCGGGGAGGAGCGCCTCCTGATGAAACGGAGCGTGATCATGATCGGACACCTGCTGCACACCGACATCTCTGATACCGTCGACCGGATCGACCAGACCGGATTTGCGGAGGTGGTGGAGATGCATATGACAATGCCGGGGATCACCCAGCGCTCCTCCGCCCGCCTCACCGTATCGGCCACGAACCGGGCACACATGGAGACCGCCATGGAGATCCTCCGCTCTGTCGCTCACCAGAAGGAACTGCTCCTTGTCGAACCGCTGGAGGAGGGCGTATGAGAGTCGCAATCCTGGGTCTGGGATCGGTGGGCCGCGGTGTGGCCTCGATGATCGCCGAAAAGAAGCTGGGGATCACGGTGACCGGCATTGCCGATTCCCGGGGCGGCGTGCTCGACCCCGCCGGCATCGACATCCCGGCGGTGCTGGAGCAAAAAAGAGCGACCGGGTGTTGCGGCGATCCATCGGTCACCGCGGCAGATATCGTCGCCAGCAGTGACTACGATGTGCTCGTCGAGGTGACACCCACCAATATCCAGACCGGCGAACCTGCCCTCACATCGATCAGGACGGCCCTCTCGATGGGCAGGCATGTGGTCACCTCAAACAAGGGACCGCTCGCCCTCCACTTCACCGAACTGATGGACCTGGCGGCAGAAAACGGGGTGGAACTCCGCTATGAGGCAACAGTCTGCGGCGCGATCCCGATCATCCAGAGCATCCAGCACGGCCTTGCCGGAAATACGGTCCATGCCATCTACGGGATCATGAACGGCACCTGCAATTATATCCTGACCAGAATGACCGACGAGGGCCTCACCTATGAGCAGGCGCTGGCCGAGGCGCGGGAACTCGGGTACGCCGAGGCGGACCCGACCTTTGACGTAAAGGGGATCGATACCGCCCTCAAGTGCGTCATTCTCGCAAACACCATCTGGAAAAATGGCGTTCGTCTGGAGGACGTCGAATGCACCGGCATCGATCTGCTCACCGTCGAGGCCCTGAGTCTTGCAGATAGCCAGAACTGCACAATACGCCTGATCGGCGAGGTGGCGCCGGAAAAAGGGATCCTGCGGGTCTCCCCCAGGATCGTCCCGAAAAAACACCCGCTCGTCGTGAGAGACACCCTGAACGCCGTCACCGTGGTCACCGATATGGCGGGGGCGATCACGCAGGTGGGCAAGGGGGCGGGATCGATCGAGACGGCCAGCGCCATCATCGGCGATCTCCTCTTTATCAGAGACTGTCATGCCGGGAGTAATTGAGCGCAGGCGGGAACTTCTCGCCGAGATGAGGAGGTGGACGCTTGAGAAGGGATCGTTCTCCATCCCTGATCTCGCCGAATCCTGCTCTCTGCCGAGGAGCACCGTCCAGGACTGGGTAAACAGGCTGCTCGAGGAGGGGTGCATCGTCCAGAAGGAGGAGCGCCGCGGCCGCCACCCCGCCACCTTCGTCTCGAAATCCGCCCTCCCGGTATCGGCCTGCCGGCGCATCTTCACCACGGTCGATGGGGACCGGGTGGAGTGCTACCACGAATGCCTGAGCAGCGGGTGCGCCGCCTACTGCGAGTATCATCATGGCCGCGCCGGCGGGGCGCTCATCCATGTCCAGCGTGACGGCACCCTGCTGCGCGAGTGCGGGGTGATCGGCGCACGGGAGATCGAGATCGGGCTCCCGCCTCGCCCGGCGGTGGGCGTGACCGCCATCAGGAGGGAGGGCGACGAGATTGTCCAGACGATCCGCTGTGTCGGCGGTCCGGCGCATTCGCTCACCGACCAGATGGGCGAGGCCGAGGGGGTGTGCTCGGTCGTCACCAGGCGGACCGACAGCATCATCGAGGGGGAGGTGCGCACGCGTGCCCTCTCCCATATCGGGATCGGCATCGACGACACCGATGCCCCGGAAGGCGGAGCGACCTTTGCGCTTGCGCTGGCCCTTCTCCAGTACCTGAGCACCGAACCGGAGGTGATCCCGATCAGTCACCGGGTGGCGATGCTCAAGCCCGACCTGCCGGAGCGGACGGCCGGAAACTCGTGTAGTTATATCGAACTGGCGGCCGAACCCGGTTCAATCGATGCAATCTGGGAACGAGCGCAGCGTTTTCTCTCCTCTGAGGCGCTATCCTCCGAATGGGGGATCGCCCTCAGGGAGGGCTTCCATATCCTGCCAGAGCTGACCGCATATGGGGTCCGGGCACGGACGGAGAGGATCGACATCTCGGAGGCGCATACCTGTGCCAGACGGGCCGGTATCCTCCTCTGCGGGGGCCGGGGTGTGATCGGGGCGCTTGCAGCCGTTGCACTGCGCGGGATCCCGACAACTACACTCCTGGACCCTTATGCCCGGATCGAGGGTTCACGGGATCTCTGATCCCGCGGGAGAATGCTCAAAGGGGGGCGGGCGGGGTGCCGGTATGTCCTGACGCCCGAACTCTATCCTGGCACGGCGGACGATATCAGACCTGAACTCGAATTCATAG
This genomic interval from Methanofollis fontis contains the following:
- a CDS encoding amino acid-binding protein; protein product: MKIEVKDAPGELVAALKPISEVGGNIIAVIHEWDPTLRSKTRIVQVVLDVPGERVDGLADSLKSRGVSILRIGEERLLMKRSVIMIGHLLHTDISDTVDRIDQTGFAEVVEMHMTMPGITQRSSARLTVSATNRAHMETAMEILRSVAHQKELLLVEPLEEGV
- a CDS encoding quaternary amine ABC transporter ATP-binding protein, whose amino-acid sequence is MTGQTVGLQDIELEIMDGETFVIMGLSGSGKSTLLRCLNRLIEPTDGEIILDGTDIASLDEDQLREVRRKKLGMVFQNFALLPHRSVVENVAFGLEVQGVPETERLEKAKNTLKMVGLEGYEESMPDELSGGMKQRVGLARALASDPDILLMDEAFSALDPIIRNGMQDELLDLQNELTKTIVFVTHDLDEALKIGTRIALMKDGRIVQVGTPEEILTAPADEYVASFVSGVDMTKVLTAEGVMKPPEPVVWVQSGPRVALRLMEEHGISSIFAVGRGKVLRGLVTVEDAVSAVKSKKTLEEIMITDTPVTTPDTPVRDLLGLVATTAYPVAVVDERQRLKGVIVRGSMLGALAITETNEEESA
- a CDS encoding homoserine dehydrogenase; this translates as MRVAILGLGSVGRGVASMIAEKKLGITVTGIADSRGGVLDPAGIDIPAVLEQKRATGCCGDPSVTAADIVASSDYDVLVEVTPTNIQTGEPALTSIRTALSMGRHVVTSNKGPLALHFTELMDLAAENGVELRYEATVCGAIPIIQSIQHGLAGNTVHAIYGIMNGTCNYILTRMTDEGLTYEQALAEARELGYAEADPTFDVKGIDTALKCVILANTIWKNGVRLEDVECTGIDLLTVEALSLADSQNCTIRLIGEVAPEKGILRVSPRIVPKKHPLVVRDTLNAVTVVTDMAGAITQVGKGAGSIETASAIIGDLLFIRDCHAGSN
- a CDS encoding sugar-specific transcriptional regulator TrmB; the protein is MPGVIERRRELLAEMRRWTLEKGSFSIPDLAESCSLPRSTVQDWVNRLLEEGCIVQKEERRGRHPATFVSKSALPVSACRRIFTTVDGDRVECYHECLSSGCAAYCEYHHGRAGGALIHVQRDGTLLRECGVIGAREIEIGLPPRPAVGVTAIRREGDEIVQTIRCVGGPAHSLTDQMGEAEGVCSVVTRRTDSIIEGEVRTRALSHIGIGIDDTDAPEGGATFALALALLQYLSTEPEVIPISHRVAMLKPDLPERTAGNSCSYIELAAEPGSIDAIWERAQRFLSSEALSSEWGIALREGFHILPELTAYGVRARTERIDISEAHTCARRAGILLCGGRGVIGALAAVALRGIPTTTLLDPYARIEGSRDL